Proteins encoded together in one Bacteroides ovatus window:
- a CDS encoding DEAD/DEAH box helicase — protein sequence MKTFEELGVSPEIRRAIEEMGYENPMPVQEEVIPYLLGENNDVVALAQTGTGKTAAFGLPLLQQIDVKNRIPQSLILCPTRELCLQIAGDLNDYSKYIDGLKVLPVYGGSSIDSQIRSLKRGVHIIVATPGRLLDLMERKTVSLSTIHNVVMDEADEMLNMGFTESINAILADVPQERNTLLFSATMSPEIARISKNYLRNAKEITIGRKNESTNNVKHVVYTVQAKDKYEALKRIVDYYPQIYGIIFCRTRKETQEIADKLMQEGYNADSLHGELSQAQRDAVMQKFRIRNLQLLVATDVAARGLDVDDLTHVINYGLPDDTESYTHRSGRTGRAGKTGTSIAIINLREKGKMRDIERIISKKFIVGEMPTAAGICQKQLIKVIDDLEKVKVNEEEIADFMPEIYRKLEWLSKEDLIKRMVSHEFNRFAEYYRNRAEIEVPTDIRGERTGRGDRKEGGFEKRSRQAAPGFNRLFINLGKTDSFFPSDLIGLLNSNTRGRIELGRIDLMQNYSFFEVPEKEATNVIKALNRAKWNGRKVVVEIAGAGEESGKGRGNGSNERKGNKRFGGKSDERAPRYENKDRKPKDASAKDSKSTKKDKPSRADRGYSDARGPKKKDDWQEFFKDKEPDFSEEGWARRKPKKK from the coding sequence ATGAAGACATTTGAAGAGCTTGGCGTTTCTCCGGAGATACGTAGAGCAATTGAAGAAATGGGATACGAGAATCCCATGCCGGTACAAGAAGAAGTGATTCCGTACCTTTTAGGAGAAAATAATGATGTAGTAGCTCTTGCACAGACAGGAACAGGTAAAACAGCCGCATTCGGTTTGCCCTTGCTCCAACAGATTGACGTAAAAAACAGAATTCCACAATCGCTTATCCTCTGCCCTACCCGCGAGCTTTGTCTCCAGATAGCAGGAGATTTGAATGACTATTCCAAATACATTGACGGACTAAAAGTATTACCTGTATATGGTGGTTCTTCCATTGACAGCCAGATACGCAGCCTCAAACGAGGGGTACACATCATTGTAGCTACCCCCGGACGCCTGCTGGACCTGATGGAGCGCAAAACCGTATCTCTATCTACCATCCACAATGTGGTAATGGATGAAGCCGACGAAATGCTTAATATGGGATTCACAGAAAGCATCAACGCCATTCTGGCTGATGTACCGCAGGAGCGCAACACCCTATTGTTTTCCGCAACAATGAGTCCGGAAATCGCACGCATTTCCAAAAATTACCTACGCAATGCGAAAGAAATCACTATTGGCCGCAAGAATGAAAGCACCAACAACGTTAAACACGTTGTTTATACCGTACAGGCTAAGGACAAATACGAAGCTTTAAAGCGTATCGTCGATTACTACCCACAAATATACGGTATTATTTTCTGCCGTACCCGTAAAGAAACTCAAGAAATTGCCGACAAATTAATGCAAGAAGGCTACAATGCCGATTCTTTGCATGGTGAACTTTCTCAAGCACAACGGGATGCTGTTATGCAGAAATTCCGCATCCGCAATTTGCAACTGCTCGTGGCAACTGACGTGGCTGCCCGCGGACTTGATGTAGACGATCTGACACATGTTATCAATTACGGATTACCAGACGATACAGAGAGTTATACACATCGCAGCGGACGTACAGGACGTGCCGGAAAGACAGGAACTTCCATAGCCATCATCAATCTTCGTGAAAAAGGAAAGATGAGAGATATCGAACGGATTATCAGCAAAAAATTCATTGTCGGAGAAATGCCAACAGCAGCAGGAATCTGTCAGAAGCAGCTGATTAAGGTTATTGATGATCTCGAAAAAGTAAAAGTAAACGAGGAAGAGATTGCTGACTTTATGCCGGAAATCTACCGTAAACTGGAATGGTTGAGCAAAGAGGACCTGATTAAACGAATGGTTTCTCACGAATTCAACCGTTTCGCCGAGTATTATCGCAACCGTGCAGAAATAGAAGTACCGACTGACATCAGAGGAGAACGTACCGGACGGGGTGACCGCAAAGAAGGTGGTTTCGAAAAAAGAAGCCGCCAAGCTGCACCGGGCTTTAACCGCCTGTTTATCAATTTGGGTAAAACAGACAGTTTCTTCCCCAGCGACCTTATCGGCTTATTGAACAGCAACACACGGGGACGTATCGAGTTGGGACGCATTGACCTAATGCAGAACTATTCTTTCTTTGAGGTACCGGAAAAGGAAGCGACAAATGTAATCAAGGCGCTGAATAGGGCTAAATGGAACGGACGCAAGGTAGTTGTTGAGATTGCCGGCGCCGGTGAAGAAAGCGGAAAAGGACGTGGAAACGGTTCAAATGAGCGCAAGGGAAATAAACGATTCGGCGGCAAAAGCGACGAACGTGCACCGCGCTATGAGAATAAGGATAGAAAACCGAAAGATGCTTCTGCAAAAGACTCAAAGTCAACAAAAAAAGATAAACCTAGTCGTGCTGATCGGGGATACTCTGATGCTCGCGGTCCGAAGAAGAAAGATGACTGGCAAGAGTTTTTTAAAGATAAAGAACCTGACTTCAGCGAAGAAGGATGGGCACGTAGAAAACCTAAGAAGAAATAA
- a CDS encoding tyrosine-protein phosphatase has protein sequence MYKNLLSWLTVLLVLPSCSGTSPAISVVCEENNVGNCIIKWETAPILKGQVKVYTSTSPETIPENSPIAITNISSGKMTIVTNDPSQRYYYLMVFNNKYRIKVATRNINIPGIQNFRDLGGYESAGTGKSLRWGMIYRSAQIDSIPPCSRQELKNMGIRTIIDLRSENERHNYPQLHDDEFNIIHIPILTGNMEEILQGIQEEKIKSDTIYRLVEQMNRELVINYQKEFKKLFTVLLDRTHYPVVIHCTSGKGRTGVVSALLLAALGVNEDVIMEDYRLSNDYFNIPKASQYAYKLSVNSQEAITTIYSAKEDFLNAAKEQIEAEYGSVQTYLKKGIGLSAEEIEQLRSILLTDN, from the coding sequence ATGTATAAAAACCTGTTAAGCTGGCTTACTGTTTTATTAGTGCTCCCATCATGTTCCGGCACATCACCTGCTATATCTGTGGTATGTGAAGAAAACAACGTAGGAAACTGTATTATCAAATGGGAAACAGCACCAATATTAAAAGGGCAGGTAAAAGTATACACTTCCACTTCTCCTGAAACTATTCCGGAAAATTCTCCCATTGCAATAACCAACATTTCCAGTGGTAAAATGACCATCGTAACCAATGATCCGTCCCAACGCTATTACTACTTGATGGTATTTAATAACAAATACCGAATCAAAGTGGCTACCCGCAACATTAATATCCCCGGCATACAGAATTTCCGTGATTTAGGAGGATATGAATCTGCCGGTACTGGCAAATCTCTTCGCTGGGGAATGATATACCGTTCCGCACAAATAGACAGCATTCCTCCCTGCTCACGCCAGGAACTTAAGAATATGGGGATACGGACAATCATAGACTTACGTTCTGAAAATGAACGCCACAACTACCCGCAATTGCATGATGATGAATTTAATATCATACATATCCCTATTCTCACAGGGAACATGGAAGAAATTCTGCAAGGAATTCAGGAAGAGAAGATAAAAAGTGACACTATTTATCGTTTGGTAGAACAAATGAATCGGGAATTAGTTATAAACTACCAAAAGGAATTCAAAAAGCTGTTCACCGTCCTTCTCGACCGTACTCATTATCCGGTTGTGATTCATTGTACATCCGGGAAAGGGCGTACAGGGGTCGTTTCCGCCTTATTGCTTGCCGCTCTTGGAGTCAACGAAGACGTCATTATGGAAGACTATCGTTTGAGTAATGACTATTTTAATATTCCCAAAGCTTCTCAATATGCATATAAGTTATCGGTCAATTCGCAAGAAGCCATTACAACCATCTACTCTGCAAAAGAAGATTTCCTGAACGCTGCCAAAGAACAGATTGAGGCTGAATACGGGAGCGTACAGACCTATCTGAAAAAGGGAATCGGACTTTCTGCAGAAGAAATTGAACAGTTACGCAGCATCTTATTAACTGATAATTAA
- a CDS encoding glycoside hydrolase family 125 protein: MKKRNIGICIITTTLLMGGPAKATELILAKDHTNVVNQAAEIAAYKSNRPPVNKRLFKSKAVEAEIIRVKKLLTNQKLAWMFENCFPNTLETTVHYRTTDGKPDTFVYTGDIHAMWLRDSGAQVWPYIQLANKDPELKKMLEGVIRRQFKCINIDPYANAFNDGAVGGDWMSDLTDMKPELHERKWEIDSLCYPLRLAYQYWKETGDASIFDSEWIQAITNILSTFKEQQRKEGVGPYKFQRKTERALDTLNNNGLGAPVNPVGLIVSAFRPSDDATTLQFLVPSNFFAVSSLKKAAEILNTVNQNAEMAKQCTDLAKEVETALKKYATYNHPKYGTIYTFEVDGFGNHFLMDDANVPSLLAMPYLGDVDINDPIYQNTRRFVWSKDNPYFFKGKAGEGIGGPHIGYDMVWPMSIMMKAFTSQDDQEIKECVKMLINTDAGTGFMHESFHKDDPNNFTRAWFAWQNTLFGELILKLINEGKTDLLNSI; this comes from the coding sequence ATGAAGAAAAGAAATATCGGAATATGTATCATCACGACCACCCTATTAATGGGAGGTCCTGCCAAAGCTACAGAACTTATCCTGGCTAAGGATCATACCAATGTGGTCAATCAAGCAGCTGAAATTGCCGCTTATAAAAGTAATCGTCCACCCGTAAACAAGCGGCTTTTTAAATCAAAAGCCGTGGAAGCAGAAATCATCAGGGTGAAAAAGCTACTTACTAATCAAAAATTGGCATGGATGTTCGAGAATTGTTTTCCAAATACCCTTGAGACAACAGTTCATTACCGTACAACAGACGGTAAGCCTGATACTTTCGTCTACACAGGAGATATCCATGCCATGTGGTTACGTGACTCAGGAGCACAGGTTTGGCCTTATATACAATTAGCGAATAAAGACCCGGAATTGAAGAAAATGCTCGAAGGAGTGATACGCAGACAATTTAAATGTATAAATATCGATCCATACGCCAATGCTTTCAATGATGGGGCTGTGGGAGGAGATTGGATGTCCGACCTGACCGATATGAAACCGGAATTACATGAAAGAAAATGGGAAATAGATTCTCTATGTTACCCACTACGTCTGGCCTACCAATATTGGAAAGAGACCGGTGATGCCAGTATTTTTGATAGTGAATGGATACAAGCCATCACCAACATCCTGTCTACTTTTAAGGAGCAACAACGTAAGGAGGGAGTAGGACCTTATAAATTTCAACGCAAAACGGAACGTGCACTCGATACATTAAACAACAACGGTTTAGGTGCTCCTGTGAATCCTGTCGGACTAATTGTTTCAGCCTTCCGTCCATCTGACGATGCTACAACCTTGCAATTTCTCGTGCCGTCTAATTTCTTTGCTGTTTCTTCGTTAAAGAAAGCTGCTGAAATTCTGAATACTGTAAATCAAAATGCAGAAATGGCAAAACAATGTACAGATCTGGCAAAAGAAGTAGAGACTGCACTAAAAAAATATGCAACTTACAATCACCCTAAATATGGTACAATTTATACTTTTGAGGTAGATGGTTTCGGAAATCATTTTTTAATGGATGATGCTAATGTACCAAGTTTATTGGCAATGCCTTATCTTGGCGATGTAGATATTAACGATCCTATCTATCAGAATACACGCCGTTTTGTATGGAGCAAGGATAATCCTTATTTCTTCAAAGGAAAAGCAGGAGAAGGAATTGGTGGTCCTCACATCGGCTATGACATGGTATGGCCTATGAGTATCATGATGAAAGCATTTACCAGTCAGGACGACCAGGAGATCAAGGAGTGTGTAAAAATGCTAATCAACACAGACGCAGGGACAGGCTTTATGCATGAATCTTTTCACAAAGATGATCCCAATAACTTCACCCGTGCTTGGTTTGCATGGCAAAATACCTTGTTCGGCGAACTAATTTTAAAGTTAATAAATGAAGGAAAAACTGATTTATTGAACAGCATCTAA
- a CDS encoding glycoside hydrolase family 76 protein — MNGLLLNVICAFTIANTNPNIEKAQQTLDALYQNYAAPNTCLLRENYPFDQDSKATYLASEEQAKRRNEYSYLWPYSGTFSAVNALLESTGNKKYKKLLENKVLPGLEEYFDTRREPFAYSSYISSQPLSDRFYDDNVWLGIDFTDFYRMTGKQAYLEKAKLIWKFILSGKDDVLGGGVYWCEQKKESKNTCSNAPGAVFALKLFQATQDDAYLKEGKELYEWTKKNLEDSKDHLYFDNISLNKKTGRAKFAYNSGQMMQAAALLYQITKQKSYLEDAQNIAEACHKHFFTQFTSPDGQTFQLLKKGNIWFTAVMLRGFIELYQIDHNKTYLTDFQRSLDYAWHHARDERGLFQTDWSGTDKNEKKWLLTQAAFIEMYGRLGGIDLQ; from the coding sequence ATGAACGGCCTATTACTTAATGTTATTTGTGCTTTCACCATTGCAAACACAAATCCTAACATAGAAAAAGCACAGCAAACTTTGGATGCTCTTTACCAAAACTATGCAGCACCCAACACCTGTCTTTTACGTGAGAATTATCCTTTTGACCAAGACAGTAAGGCAACTTATCTAGCATCAGAAGAACAAGCAAAAAGACGCAATGAATATTCCTACCTTTGGCCGTATTCGGGTACATTCTCTGCAGTAAATGCATTACTGGAGAGCACTGGAAATAAGAAGTATAAAAAGCTTCTGGAAAACAAAGTACTACCAGGATTGGAAGAATACTTCGACACACGAAGAGAACCATTCGCTTACTCATCTTATATCAGCAGCCAACCTCTCTCCGATCGTTTTTATGATGATAACGTCTGGTTAGGTATCGATTTTACCGATTTTTATCGAATGACAGGAAAACAAGCTTATCTGGAGAAAGCTAAACTAATATGGAAGTTTATCCTTAGTGGTAAAGATGACGTACTCGGCGGAGGAGTCTACTGGTGCGAACAAAAGAAGGAATCTAAAAATACTTGTTCTAATGCACCGGGAGCCGTATTCGCTCTCAAACTATTTCAAGCTACTCAAGATGATGCCTATTTAAAAGAAGGAAAAGAGTTATACGAATGGACTAAAAAGAACCTGGAAGACTCAAAAGATCATCTATACTTTGACAACATCTCACTCAACAAGAAAACCGGTCGTGCCAAATTTGCCTATAACAGTGGACAAATGATGCAGGCAGCTGCCCTACTCTATCAAATTACCAAACAGAAAAGTTATCTGGAAGATGCACAAAATATAGCAGAAGCGTGTCACAAGCACTTCTTCACTCAGTTCACCTCTCCAGACGGACAAACATTCCAATTACTGAAAAAAGGAAATATTTGGTTCACAGCCGTTATGCTTAGAGGCTTTATTGAACTTTATCAGATAGACCATAACAAGACTTATCTAACCGATTTCCAGAGAAGTCTTGATTACGCATGGCATCATGCCAGAGATGAACGAGGCTTGTTCCAGACAGATTGGAGCGGCACAGATAAAAACGAGAAAAAATGGCTCTTGACACAAGCTGCTTTCATAGAAATGTATGGAAGACTAGGCGGAATCGATTTACAATAA